TTAATTCGTCTGTTTTCGCAAAAATTAAAGCCCGGCGGCGCGCTTTATCTGTTTGGTAAACCCGATTGCATCGATTTTATTGATTATCGCGAGTATTTGAATCTGAATGCGAAACTCGTGTGGTATCAACCGAGCCGTTTGGCGCAAGGCAAAAAAAATTACACCAATAACTATGACCTGATTTGTTATTTCACCAAAGGAAAAGCGAAAACTTTTAACCTCGATGACATACGTGTGCCGCAACTGGTTGAACTCGAACATCGCAAACGCTGCGAAAACGTCCCATCAGTTCGGAATGGGCACTATGGCAAAACCAAATTCAATGCGCGCGGGAAAAATCCCGGTGATGTGTGGGGGGATATTAAACAACTGACTTATAAATCGCACGAATTGGTCAGTCGTGATCTGCTTCATACAATTCAAAAACCAATGAAACTCATTGAACGCCTGGTTCGCGCCAGCTCCAACGAAAACGAAATTGTCTTAGACCCCTTTTGCGGGGTCGGAACGACTGCCGTCGTTTGTCAAAAGCTCAGGCGAAATTTTATCGGATTTGAAATGAATCCTGCTTACATTGCGATTGCCAAAAAGCGCATGGTGCAGGCAATTCTGGAAGCTTGATTTTTTTTTGGCGTTTATAAAAGTTATTACAAAATCGTTGTTTCAATTATCAACTGAAATCATGAAAAGAAATTCAGGACATGAATAAAGTCGCAAAATTCGGATTGGTAGTAATTATTGTTTTTGTTTTGATGGCGGCGCTTTCGCCGCTCATTGCTTCATGGGAAAAAGTTCAACAGCAGGATTTGATTGCAAGGCTCGAATCACCTGACGCCACACACTGGATGGGGCGCGACCAGTTGGGGCGCGATGTGATGACGCGAATCATTTATGGGGCGCGCGTTTCCATGCTGGTCGGATTATCCGTGGTGACGATTTCATCGATTATCGGCGTCCTCATCGGTTCATTCGCCGGTTATAAAGGCGGTTGGACTGATCGGCTGATTTCCAGTTTTTTATTCAATGTCTTTTTATCGTTTCCGGGCATTTTGCTAGCCATCGCGATGGTCGCGTTTTTAGGGCCAAGCGTGCGCAATTTGATTTTTGCGCTGTCGATTATCGGTTGGGTCGGATATGCGCGGCTGATTCGCGCGCAGGTTTTGAAAGTCCGTGAATACGATTTCGTTACCGCTGCGCGGGCGCTCGGCGCAAGCGATTTCAGAATTTTACTCAAACACATTTTGCCCAATTCGATTCAACCGCTGATTGTGCAGGCGTCGCTTGGCATGGCGGGTGCGATACTGTCTGAAGCGGGGATGAGTTTTTTAGGATTGGGAGTTCCCGAACCGATTCCTTCGTGGGGCAAAATGATTGATGATTCGCGCGAGTTCTGGTTCACCGCGCCACACCTGTTTATCTTTCCGGGACTGATGATTGCGCTCGCCGTTCTGGCATTTAATTTTTTAGGCGATGGACTGCGCGAACGCCTGGACCCGCGCCAACGACCGCGCTAAAGAAGGTAAAAGCAAAAAGGCAAAAGTAAAAAAGCGGTAGATTAGAAATTAACCTCTTCCGTGTTGCCGCCGGTCTTCGGATAATGAAACAATTCGATTCAAGATGTCCGAGCCAAAAGATTATGCCAGGCTGCAATATATTTATGTGACGACCACTGGTCGTAAAAGCGGCTTGCCACGTGAAATCGAAATCTGGTTTGTCGAACGGGCAGGGAAGTTCTACATTCTCGCCGAACATTTTTTCAAAGCCAACTGGGTGCAAAACATTCAACAAAATCCCTGCATTCACCTTCGATTCGCCAAAGATGAATTTCCAGCGACTGCGCGAGTGCTTGATGAAACCCGTGATGCTGAAACCTGGCAAGCGGTGCAACGACTTTCACGAGAGAAGTATGGCTGGGGCGAAGGTTTGCCGGTGGAAATCAGCCTTGATGAGGGATGGTAAAGAACGTGGTCTGGTGAATCAGTTTCGGTTCTGACTCGGTTGTCGAATTGAGGCATCTCTCTTCTTGAATTGCGCTGACGGTTTGCCTGGAGACGTTAGTGAGCATTAGGCGATTAAGAATTTCTCTTGAGGAATAATCAACTTCGTTCAATATGCGAGATGCTTTTTTCGATAACCTTTTATAAAACCCAAGTGCTCCCCCTCCGATTACCGAAGAATATAAAGCAATGTTGGGAATTTCATAAATCCAAGGCATTGGTGAGAAATAGTATTCATCATTTGAATTAACCGCCAACAGCGCAGTGTATAAACACACAATGGTTCCGACTAAACCGGCACATAAACTCATTATCCCGATATTTTTCAGTGCCTTTAATCTGCTTTTTAATTCGATTTCGCTTTGCGTCAAGGCATACTCGTAGGCAACTGCATAAAAATCGTTTTCTTCGGCTTGGGTTGCACAAATATTTTGCTTGGTTCGTATAACCTCATAAGTCGAAGTAGCAAGGGGATGAGTTTTATAGCGTTGTGAAATTTTAATTGCCTCTGCGATTTGACTGGTGGTTAAAGCGAGTAGGATTCTGCGCGTGAACAATTTTAAATTTTTTTGTATGGATGAAAACGACAACTGTCTCTCGATAATGAGACCAACTGATGCAAAAAATAATATCCACAGTGAGAAATACAATAGCGCCAGGAACGCATCATTGTCCCATAGTGGGCGGTAATATTCATAAGATTCAAGAGGACAAGCCTGTACGACTATTGCCTTCGACTCATTGATTAAAGGGAGCGCAATGAGTAAGAACCAAGCGAATATCATATCGTTTGTAAGTGACGAATTTCTGGTTGATCGCATAGAGAACTCCTTAATCCATTCCTGCTTGCCAGAAAGCCTCAATGCTTAGCGCAAGTAGCCAGAGAGTTAGTGATGGTGAATTATTGAAGGAATATTCGGCGCTGCATCTTTAGACACTCTCAGTTCTGAAAAAGTTCCCCATCTGCGGCTTCACAAATCGCAAGCGAGAGTTTTAAATTAAACGAGAAACATCAAATTGAACAAAAGGAGAAAATTTTATGACATCGGCGATACCGGAAAAATATCTTGACCTGTTTGATAAGAAAGCTTTTGCGAGTTTAGCGACGATTTTGCCCAATGGCGCGCCGCAAGTGACTCCCGTATGGGTTGATTTCGACGGCACCCACGTCATTGTGAATTCGGCTCGCGGTCGGCAAAAAGATCGCAATATGAAACAAAACGCTGCCGTCGCGCTTTCGATTCTCGACCCGGAAAACCCCTACCGCTACCTGGAAGTTCGCGGTCACGTCAGCGAAATCACCGAAGAGGGAGCCGACGCGCACATTGATAAAATGGCGAAAAAATATATGGGATTGGATACCTACCCGTATCGAAGCGCCAATGAAGTGCGGGTGATGTACAAAATCACGCCTGAACATTTCACCCATATGGGCTAAGCGATTTAATGGGGATGTCAAAATGATGAAGGTTGAAAGCGTCTCTATCTTTTCAACCTTCATCAAGAAAAATATTCTAAACGAGAGTAAAAACTTATGCCTTATGTCGCGGTTTTCTTGAATTGTTCGGCAAGCATTTCATGGCGATAATCAAATAACCGCTGCAATTTTTTTCGCACGAAAGCGCCTGCCACCCACTCGCCCAACCAACCCATCGGCAATTCGTAATCGACTTCATCAATCATCAACGTCGTTCCTCTATCGGTAGGCACAAAACGATGCTGATGGAGCCAGCAGGCAAATGGCCCACGCCTTTGGACATCGATAAAAAGTTGGTTGGGAATATACTCGATGTGCTCAGCTTCCCACCTCTGCCACAAAAAGCCGGTTTTGGTTTTGAGCAACACTTTGGAACCTATTTGAATGCCCTTGGTGCGCTCAAGCACTTCGACCTTTTCCCATGGTGGTGTGAGAATTTCAAGAGCCTCAGGGGTTTCATGAAAGGCAAATACCTGGTCAATCGGAGCGTCGATTTCCGATTGCTTGATAAATTTCTGTTTCGACATTGGGAGTTTCACAGCGGGTTATTGGTGCCCGCCCAATCTGACAAGGTCTTTTTCGATTGGTGAAAATTTGCGATACAGGCGGCTTGCGTCCCTTTTTATTTTCCGTCCTGCGGAATCAATTTGTAAGCAATGTCTTTATAAACGATGATGGCGCGGTCAAAAGCCGAAAAGTATTTCTGCAAATCGGAATGTTTTTCAAGAATGCTCTTATAAGTGTCGCTATCTTTGACAACCGTAACCATAGCTATCTTTTTATCGCTGCGGAAATTTTCATCCGTCCAGACACCATCGACCAGCCAGAATCGTTTGCCGGAAATGCGGCGGGAATTGGCAGGATTGACGCGGTCGCGACTGGAAGGCTCTCGTAACGCGCTACCTGCACTGAGTGCCTTTGGCGTTCCACTTGAACCGCCGGGCGCACTTGCGCTTGGACTTGAACTTTCTGGGCGAATAGTTGGTTTACTCTCTTTTGATTTTGAAGAATCGGTGGTATTGCCCTTTTTTATAGTGACGGACTTGCCTGATTCACTGTCGGCTTCTACGCGCGTTGCATCTTTGGATTCTACGCGACCAAGCGGTTCAGCCGCAGGCGCGGGTTTTGCCGCTTCAGGTTGCGCGGTTGATGGCGCAGCCGTGGTGTCATCTGTTTTCGCTGCCTCATCACGTTTATCACTCGCAGCAGCCCGTTCTTCTTTTGCGGGTTCACTGGCTGGAGTCGTAGTCGGCTGGTCATCCGTTGTCGATGCACTGGCTGGCGCGGCTCCCGTTTCATCTTTGCCTGCGGTTGTCTGCGTTGCCGATTTTTCGCTTGGTTGTTCCGCCGGATTCGTTGAATTAGGGGGAGTGGAACTCGGCGGTGTGGCAGGATTAGCAACCGAACGCCCAGCATGTTCATGGGCATCTTCGGTAGCCGGCTTGGTTTGGGCTATTTCGGAGTTCGGATTTTTTTGCGTCAGTACCAGCGGAATCGCGATAGCGAGGATGATGGCGGCACTTGCCGCCAGCGCAAATTGCGGTGAAGCCAGTAGCCCAAGCCAGGCTTTCAGCTTTGCCAGCCAACTCGATTGTTCAATGCCTGATGATTTGACCTTATGATTATCGATGACTGGTGCTTGAGCCGCTCGGCTTGCCATCGCAGCCGCGGCAACAGCCTTCACCTCAATGCCATCGGCTTCGACCAGACGAGCAAGCGCGATAACATTCTGGCGACACATTGAACAGGCGGAAAGATGAAATTCATATTGCGCCTGTTCACTTTCCTTCATTGCGCGCTCAAGGTAGGCGTTTGCTAAATCCGGGTCGAATCCTTCGCACTGTAAATTTGGTTGCACCTGCCGCTTCAGATAATTTCGCAGCAGATGATCCATTACCCCATCTTCGGTTTTTCCTAACTTCTCCATTGCTCTTTACTGCTTCCTTGCAAGAGAACGCCTTTAAGCGTTCGGCTTGCGATTTTTTTTTAATTTTGCACAACGGCTTCACTACCGGTTTTATCCACTTCTCTATCGGAAGGTTCATACAAATATTCACGCACACTGATGTCCATTTCTTCAGCCGCCAAAGCGATGGCTTCGCTGACCTCCTGGCGGTTGAAGTTGTGGTCACGTGTCAAACTTTTTTCCACTAACTTGCGGGTATGTTTTTGTACCTTAGTAATCCAACGACTCACCGTCGCTTCGTGAACCTCGAACATCTGAGCAATCTCTTTGAGCGTCAATTCGTCGTAATAGTAATAAACCAGAAGCAACCGTTCACGCGCGTCAAGCCCATCAATTGCCCGCCGCAAAGCATCCGCGGCTGCGGTTTTATAGCGTTCACGAATAAAAGCGATTTCCGTGGTCGGCGCGTTTTGCGGCGATTCCGCCGAATGCGCCAGCTTTTCCATATCATCAGGTTCTTCGGGTTGCACAAAGCGACTGGTTTGCCTGTGCGAGTCGGCTGACAGTTGAAAAACCACGGCTCTTAACCACCCACGCAACGAACCGCGCCCTGAATAAAAGGTGAATTTGCTCACCCGCTGACCTTCGGATTCGCGCAACCCATACAGTTCTGCAAAGGTTGAATCAGCCAGTTGTTCGGCGGCTCCCGCATCCTGGGTCATGGTTCGCGAAATGTTTACCAGGTAACTGCGATAATCGCGGAAAAAATCTTCCCAGGCTTGATCGTCGCCCTTGGCGCAAGCCAGCGCTAAGGTTAAATCATCGAGATTGAGTGAGGCGAAATATTCCTTCAATTCAATTTTTGCCGTACCACTTAACTCCGCATTCGCATCGGCGAAATGTTGCGGCAGATATTTTTTTGCAGACGCATAGAGAGCGGTCGCGAAATCGTCTTCGGTGACGCTGAATTGATTCTGTATGCGCGCGAAGGTTTCGGCGATCTCTTCTCGCAACGCATTTCGGAAATCTTCAACACTCATGTGCGGTCTCCGCTCTTTTTTGAGCTGTTCACATCTGCGCTTTAATGATGATTCATATCCTAGCACAAACCGCTATTCATTCAAGAAACGATTTGCTCTTTAAGCGGTTCTTATCAAATTGGTTTCGCCGGTATTGATAAGACTGACACGCGGATTTGTGCGCCAATGATTGATGATTTAAACCGCCTGGGATTTTTTGCTGTCTGGCGCTTTGGAACTGAGATAGAATTTGCTTTGGCGCGCCACAACCTGCGCCAAAACAGGCAAATTGAATCGATAACCGATTCTCAATATAAAAATATTTTTTAATGGTTTTATGAGTGAAAAAAAATCTCATCTCCCGGTGTTTTTTGACCCGAATAACAAACGCTGGACCCGCCTGAGAAAGAGCATCTATTTCGCCGGACTGTTTTTTTCATTAGCCTTTGGCGTTTTGATACTCAGCATCCTGATTAATCCCAATCTGCCGAATTTAAAGATTGAAGGCAAAGACAGCAAAGGGCATCCGGTCGCCGCTCTATTTGACCCGCATCAGAAAGAACTGAACGATACCAAACGCAAAATTGAAAAAGAGATTGCCTTGCGCAGAGCCTCGATAAAGAAGCCGTTCAGTCAAAGCTTGCAAACCGGCGAACCGCTCTCGGTTGGGTTTTATGTCAACTGGGATGAGTCTTCCATGACTTCACTCAAAGACAATATTCAACGTCGAAACATTCAACTCGATATCCTGATTGTCGAATCGAAGCATCTGGCGGATGAGTCGGGAAATCTCGAAGATGATGATGCCGATAAACAAAGCGAAGTGCTTGAATTTGTCCACCAGCATAGTCCGCACACCCGTGTGATGGCACTGGTCAACAATGCCAGAGACGCGCAGTTTCAAAAAAACTTGCTTGCCAAAATGCTCGCGAGTTCCGAAGCCCGCCACCGCACAATAGACCAGCTTTTTCATTACGCCGAAGACCATAAACTTGACGGCGTGAGCATTGACTTTGAAAACCTTGATGATACCAGCCGCGCGCATCTGGTTGAGTTTATGAACGAGCTTTACCCGCGTTTTCGTAATGCGGGGCTTGATGTTTCAATCAATCTTCCGGCAGATGATGAAGCTTTCGACTACGGCAAACTGTCGGCGGCTGCCGATTACGTGATTTTGATGGTCTATGATGAACACGATTCATCATCAGGCGAAGACGGACCCGTTGCCAGCCAGGATTGGTTTCAAGATATTTTGCGACTCAGGCAACTGGATGTTCCCGCTGAAAAGACCATCGTCGCAATTGGCAGTTATGCCTACGATTGGGAAGTTGAAGATAAAAACGGCAAGCCGTTAAAGGCAGCGGGCGAAACCCGAACCTTTGAAGAAGCGATATTAACTGCCAAAGAATCTTCGTACCCGGAAGCTTCCGCAAATCCCCAAGACCTGATCAACATCGCACTCGACAGCGATTCGCTCAACCCTTATTTTGAATACGCCGATGATGAAGATAATGTGCATCGCGTCTGGTTTTTGGATGCCGTCACCGCGTTTAATCAAATGTCTGTAGCCCGCGCCTTTTCGCCGCGTGGTTTTGCGCTCTGGCGGCTCGGCAGTGAAGACCCTTCGATATGGGATTTCTTGGGCAAACCTGAAAGACTCAATAGAGATACCGCTGAAAGTCTCAGTAAAATCGTTTATGGATATAATCTCGATTACGAAGGCAAAGGCGAATGCCTGGAAATTGTTTCTTACCCCAGAGACGGCGAACGCGCTGTGTCCTATGACGATAAAAGCGGGGTGATTAAACAGGAAAGCTACCGGCAATTTCCTTCACCGTTTGTCATCAAGCGATATGGTTATGCGAAAAATAAAATTGCGTTGACTTTCGATGATGGACCTGACCCCAATTACACCCCGCAAATCCTCGACATTCTCAAAAAATATCAAGCGCCCGCGACATTTTTTTACATAGGCTTGCAAGGCGAACTCTATCCGGAAATTTTGCGC
This DNA window, taken from Acidobacteriota bacterium, encodes the following:
- a CDS encoding nitroreductase family deazaflavin-dependent oxidoreductase, which translates into the protein MSEPKDYARLQYIYVTTTGRKSGLPREIEIWFVERAGKFYILAEHFFKANWVQNIQQNPCIHLRFAKDEFPATARVLDETRDAETWQAVQRLSREKYGWGEGLPVEISLDEGW
- a CDS encoding SRPBCC family protein, whose amino-acid sequence is MSKQKFIKQSEIDAPIDQVFAFHETPEALEILTPPWEKVEVLERTKGIQIGSKVLLKTKTGFLWQRWEAEHIEYIPNQLFIDVQRRGPFACWLHQHRFVPTDRGTTLMIDEVDYELPMGWLGEWVAGAFVRKKLQRLFDYRHEMLAEQFKKTAT
- a CDS encoding ABC transporter permease, producing MNKVAKFGLVVIIVFVLMAALSPLIASWEKVQQQDLIARLESPDATHWMGRDQLGRDVMTRIIYGARVSMLVGLSVVTISSIIGVLIGSFAGYKGGWTDRLISSFLFNVFLSFPGILLAIAMVAFLGPSVRNLIFALSIIGWVGYARLIRAQVLKVREYDFVTAARALGASDFRILLKHILPNSIQPLIVQASLGMAGAILSEAGMSFLGLGVPEPIPSWGKMIDDSREFWFTAPHLFIFPGLMIALAVLAFNFLGDGLRERLDPRQRPR
- a CDS encoding PPOX class F420-dependent oxidoreductase, with amino-acid sequence MTSAIPEKYLDLFDKKAFASLATILPNGAPQVTPVWVDFDGTHVIVNSARGRQKDRNMKQNAAVALSILDPENPYRYLEVRGHVSEITEEGADAHIDKMAKKYMGLDTYPYRSANEVRVMYKITPEHFTHMG
- a CDS encoding site-specific DNA-methyltransferase, with translation MALNRIYKGNSLELINRLPDAFIDLVICDGPYGITGNDWDKISDIQSFNLNLIRLFSQKLKPGGALYLFGKPDCIDFIDYREYLNLNAKLVWYQPSRLAQGKKNYTNNYDLICYFTKGKAKTFNLDDIRVPQLVELEHRKRCENVPSVRNGHYGKTKFNARGKNPGDVWGDIKQLTYKSHELVSRDLLHTIQKPMKLIERLVRASSNENEIVLDPFCGVGTTAVVCQKLRRNFIGFEMNPAYIAIAKKRMVQAILEA
- a CDS encoding sigma-70 family RNA polymerase sigma factor, with amino-acid sequence MSVEDFRNALREEIAETFARIQNQFSVTEDDFATALYASAKKYLPQHFADANAELSGTAKIELKEYFASLNLDDLTLALACAKGDDQAWEDFFRDYRSYLVNISRTMTQDAGAAEQLADSTFAELYGLRESEGQRVSKFTFYSGRGSLRGWLRAVVFQLSADSHRQTSRFVQPEEPDDMEKLAHSAESPQNAPTTEIAFIRERYKTAAADALRRAIDGLDARERLLLVYYYYDELTLKEIAQMFEVHEATVSRWITKVQKHTRKLVEKSLTRDHNFNRQEVSEAIALAAEEMDISVREYLYEPSDREVDKTGSEAVVQN